GCTACCTGGCGGGGCAGCTCGCGCTCATGCCCGAGCTCACGGCGCTGCTCTCGCCGACGATCAACTCCTACAAGCGCTACGTGCCCGGGGTGTGGGCGCCGCTCACCGCGACGTGGGGCGTGGAGAACCGCACCTGCGCGATCCGGGCGATCGGCGGCGGTCCGTCGGGCACGCGGCTCGAGCATCGCCAGCCCGCGGCCGATCTGAACCCGTACATCGCGATCGCCACCGCGCTCGCGGCGGGGCTCTGGGGCATCGAGCAGCAGCTCGCGCCGCCGCCCCCGAGCCGCGGCGACGCGTCGGCCACGACCGACCCCAAGCTCACCTTGCCCCGCACCCTCCGCGAGGCCAACGCGCGCCTCGCCGAGAGCGAGATCGCGCGGTCCCTGCTCGGCGCCGACTTCGTCGACCACTACGTGGGCACGCGAGACTGGGAGGTGCGGCAGTACGAGCGCGCGGTGACCGATTGGGAGCTCGCCCGCTACTTCGAGGCGATCTGAGTGGCGGCGACCAAGCGCCCGGCGCTCGCCGCCGTCAACGGCCTGGCCAAGAGCGTCGCGAGCGACGTCGCCAAGCGCCTCAGCGAGGGCGTCAAGCAAATCGCGAAGGCCTCGAGCGCGCGCGCGTCACGCGCGTCACGCACTCGCCTCGACGTCGACGAGCGCCGCGCCCAGCTGCTCGCGGTCGGCATGGAGGTGTTCGGGGCGCAGGACTACGACGCGGTGTCGATCGACGAGATCGCGCGTCGCCTCGGCATATCGAAGGGCCTGCTCTACCACTACTTTCCTACCAAGAAGGACTTCTTCGCGGCCAGCGTCGAGGCCGCGGCCGAGCAGCTCCTCGAGCGCACCCAGATCGACGAACGCTTGCCGCCGCCCGAGCGCCTCCGCCAGGGCCTCACCGCGTACCTGCGCTTCGTCGAGGGCTACCGCGCCACGTTCGTCGCCCTCATGCGCGGGCGCAGCGGCGGCAGCATCGCCAAGATCCTCGAGCGCACGAGGCAGCGCCTGCTCGATCGCATCGTGACCAGCCTTCCGTTCCCCGAGGAGCAAAGAGCAGATCCGCGAGTCGTGCTCGCGCTCCGCGGGTGGATCGGGTTCGTCGAGGCGCTCAGCCTCGAGTGGGCCGCGCGCGAGCCCCACACGGTCTCGCTCGAGGAGCCGCTCTCGCTCGCCATGGAGACCTTCGTCACCTGCATCGCGTGTGTGGCCCGCGGCTGGAAGCTCCCGGTCGACGCCGAGGCGCTCCGGCGCACTCTGCTCGGGCTCGACGCCTCCAGCGCGTAGGTGCTCGCTCGGTCTATTGACTTTCGTTCAACAGGAGCCACAAT
This genomic stretch from Myxococcales bacterium harbors:
- a CDS encoding TetR/AcrR family transcriptional regulator, producing the protein MAATKRPALAAVNGLAKSVASDVAKRLSEGVKQIAKASSARASRASRTRLDVDERRAQLLAVGMEVFGAQDYDAVSIDEIARRLGISKGLLYHYFPTKKDFFAASVEAAAEQLLERTQIDERLPPPERLRQGLTAYLRFVEGYRATFVALMRGRSGGSIAKILERTRQRLLDRIVTSLPFPEEQRADPRVVLALRGWIGFVEALSLEWAAREPHTVSLEEPLSLAMETFVTCIACVARGWKLPVDAEALRRTLLGLDASSA